The Deltaproteobacteria bacterium genome contains the following window.
GAGAAAAGTGGTCAAAGAAGCCACTCGCTTAAGTGAATGCATCATCTGATGCTGCACATTGCCTTCAACCACTGCGCCAGTATTCACGAGGTTCTTAAGCTGCTCGACTACAGGACCAGCAAGCTTGGTGACGGCGTGTCGGCTGTGGACGAGGTTGGGCTTACGCCCTTCATAGGGGTTGGCCATGGGCTGGCTTGGATTGGCCAAACGCAGCTTATCAGAGCCTGCTCGGCTCAAAGCGAGCTGTCTAGCAGGAACAACCGCATCGGCCATAGGTGAGAGAACAGGATCTGGATCCGGCGCACCCTTTTGGAGTGCGAGTTCTTCACTGGTTGTGCCGTAGTGAGCGATGTTCGCCGGTAGGGCTGAGAATCGATTGTAGCTGATCGTATTGTTTGCCATAGCTTCTTACCTACACCGATTTCCCGGGTCCGGGTTGTAAATGTTTTCTCGGATTTTGCCGCGCTTTTTGCTCTTCGGCTAAATTATAAACAAAATTAAGTACTTCCGCCACTGCATCGTAGAGTTCTTCGGGGATCTCGTCGCCAACATCAACCTTATTGAGGGCCTGGGCGAGCGGAACATTACGAACAATGGGCACCCCGTAATGGCGTGCTTCTTCCAGAATCTTCTGCGCCCAGATTCTTTGGCCTTTAGCGACCACTTTGGGAGCGGCACTTTCCTTTTCTTCATCGTATTTTAAAGCCACTGCAATGTGGTCTGGATTTCTCACAACAACATCCGCATTCTTGACTGCTCCAGAACCTCCGGAGTTAATCATTTCCCGGTGGAGCTGTTTTCGCTCCGCCTTTTGTTGAGGGTCCCCTTCGGACTGTTTGTACTCCTGCTTGATGTCGTACTTCGACATCCGGTTGTCCTTCATGTACCGCAGCTTCTGATAGATCGCATCGAAGGCGGCAATGATTACAAAGACTGCCCCTATTTTGAGGCAGAACGTCCAGATGATCGAGCCAATAACCTTCATACCGATGAAGAGGTCACTTCGGATGATCAAAATGACGTCTCGGATTGCATCTTTGAGCGCAGCGTACGAAAGCCAGCTGATGACCGTGAATTTAACGATGGTTTTAAGGAGTTCGACCATCTTCTTCATGTTCACCAGGTTTTTAAATCCCTGAACCGGGTTGAGCTTTTTGATGTCTGGTGTGATCGGCTTGGTGGTAAACATAAATCCAACTTGGGCAAGGTTCATCGCCATGCCGAGTACAAAGGCTGCGCCAAGGATCGGAGCACAGGCTTTGGCCATCGTCACAATGCCCTGAACGAGCAGCCGGTGAGCGATAACGCCCTCAGTTTCTTTCGAGACGATGGCTCTTAGAGCCGTTTCAAAAAGTTCACTAAAATGATCGGTGATGTAGGGCAGTGAGCCAGCGAGCACCACAAAGACGATGATGAATGAAACGGCACTGGTAACATCCTGGCTTTTGGGAACGTTACCTTCCTTTCGCAGTTTACGAAGCCGCTCCGGGGTGGGCTCTTCTGTTTTTTCGCCAGTTCCGCCGTCACTCATTGTTTAATCCATTGTCGCAGCAAGGTAATCGATGGTGCTTTGGGTGGCGACCACCGCCCACTCTGAATAGACTTCAAAGTTTCCGACAATCGCGCCGAGTGAGATGAAAATAATGATGACACCGCCCAATGCCTTAACGGGCATAGACATAAAGTAAGCGTTTAATTGAGGGGCGACGCGGTTTAAAATTCCGAACACGACATCGGTGATAAATGTTGCAGCAATCACGGGAGCCGCAAGAGTGACTGCAACCAGTAGTATATTGGCAGTCATTCGCACCATGTAGTTTACGAAGGGTTCAAACCCGGCACCGATGGCCAGCGTCTCGTTGATGGGTATGCTCGCAAAGGACATAAAGTAGCCCTCTAGGAATACGTGGTGCCCACCTAAAATAAAGAAGATGACGAGTAATAGCTGGTAATACATGCTGCCAGTGGGTGTGGCGCGCTGTTTGGAGTGCGGCACCATGACTTCAGACATACTTGTCCCGCGGACCGTATCGATGAGGCGCCCGGCCATATCCATCGCATAAAAAATGTGGGCGTTCATAAACCCGATGGCCATACCGATAAATGCTTCTTTGAGCATGAGGAAAAAGAAGCCAACAGCGGTAAAGGGCACGGATCCGGAAATAGCCATGGTGGCGGTTGGCCAAATTAAAACGGTGAGCAGTACACCGAGACCCATTTTCACTTCCGTAGGCATCACTTGTCCGCCTAGAAATGGGGTTAACATAATCATCGGCATCGTACGGCCGAGAATAAGAGCCACCATCAGGAGCTCTTGCGTGTAGTTTAGTTTTTCCCCAACCAGGGCAAGGAGCTGTTCCATGAGCGCAGATCCTTAAAAGATAAATTCTGGGAATCGCTCAAAGCAAAGACGTGCGAAGTTCAGAAGCGTTCCGCCAAGCCAGGGGCCAAGAGCGGCGAGTACACCGAAGATTACAATCATCTTCGGTACAAAGGTGAGGGTGGCTTCCTGGAGCTGGGTCACTGCTTGGAAAAGAGAAACGGTGAGGCCGACAATCATACTTAAAATGATAGGAGGTCCGCAGACAACGATAATCATGAGCAGACCTTCATTGGTGATCCGCAAAATGAAATCGAGTACCTGCTGATCCATAACTTCACTCTCCTCGGTTTATTGATAACCGACAACAAGTCCCTTGGTAATCAGGTACCAGCCATCGACCAGAACAAATAGGAGAACCTTAAACGGCAAGGAAATCGTGGTCGGCGAAAGCATCTGCATGCCGAGGGCCATGAGAATATTGGCCACCACCATGTCGACGACGAGAAAAGGTACAAATAGAATAAAGCCAATTTGAAAAGCTTCTTTGAGCTCACTGATCACGAAGGCTGGAATAATTATACTCCAATCTTTATCTGTGAGCGTGGCCCTGTCTTTGGGCATACGCATCCGCCAAGCAAGCTTGTAGAACATATCGCGGTCTTTAAGGTGAGCGTGTTTCATCAGAAAGTTACGCATAGGCCCTTGGGCTTGGTCGCTGAGCCCAACGATTTGGTCCACGCTTAGGTCGGTCATCTTCATCGGCTCGCCGCTGGGGCTTTCTTGTAAAATGGTTTCTTGAGCGTTGTGGTAAATCTCAAGCCCGACCGGCATCATAATGTAGACGGTAAGTACAATAGAAAGACCCGTAATGACCTGAGTCGGTGGGATCTGCTGTGTACCGATGGCTTGTCGAACAATCGATAAAACAACTGCAATTTTTACAAAGGAGGTCACCATCATCAGTGCGAATGGCACGATGGCAAGACCAGCAAGAGCCGTTAAGAGAAGGAGCGGACGG
Protein-coding sequences here:
- the fliQ gene encoding flagellar biosynthesis protein FliQ, producing the protein MDQQVLDFILRITNEGLLMIIVVCGPPIILSMIVGLTVSLFQAVTQLQEATLTFVPKMIVIFGVLAALGPWLGGTLLNFARLCFERFPEFIF
- the sctR gene encoding type III secretion system export apparatus subunit SctR, with product MVNALQNSKGFASMIRWWSWLLTTSIVFYSQNAFAQKVSEIFDKDSVTNRPLLLLTALAGLAIVPFALMMVTSFVKIAVVLSIVRQAIGTQQIPPTQVITGLSIVLTVYIMMPVGLEIYHNAQETILQESPSGEPMKMTDLSVDQIVGLSDQAQGPMRNFLMKHAHLKDRDMFYKLAWRMRMPKDRATLTDKDWSIIIPAFVISELKEAFQIGFILFVPFLVVDMVVANILMALGMQMLSPTTISLPFKVLLFVLVDGWYLITKGLVVGYQ
- a CDS encoding EscU/YscU/HrcU family type III secretion system export apparatus switch protein, which encodes MSDGGTGEKTEEPTPERLRKLRKEGNVPKSQDVTSAVSFIIVFVVLAGSLPYITDHFSELFETALRAIVSKETEGVIAHRLLVQGIVTMAKACAPILGAAFVLGMAMNLAQVGFMFTTKPITPDIKKLNPVQGFKNLVNMKKMVELLKTIVKFTVISWLSYAALKDAIRDVILIIRSDLFIGMKVIGSIIWTFCLKIGAVFVIIAAFDAIYQKLRYMKDNRMSKYDIKQEYKQSEGDPQQKAERKQLHREMINSGGSGAVKNADVVVRNPDHIAVALKYDEEKESAAPKVVAKGQRIWAQKILEEARHYGVPIVRNVPLAQALNKVDVGDEIPEELYDAVAEVLNFVYNLAEEQKARQNPRKHLQPGPGKSV
- a CDS encoding flagellar biosynthetic protein FliR translates to MEQLLALVGEKLNYTQELLMVALILGRTMPMIMLTPFLGGQVMPTEVKMGLGVLLTVLIWPTATMAISGSVPFTAVGFFFLMLKEAFIGMAIGFMNAHIFYAMDMAGRLIDTVRGTSMSEVMVPHSKQRATPTGSMYYQLLLVIFFILGGHHVFLEGYFMSFASIPINETLAIGAGFEPFVNYMVRMTANILLVAVTLAAPVIAATFITDVVFGILNRVAPQLNAYFMSMPVKALGGVIIIFISLGAIVGNFEVYSEWAVVATQSTIDYLAATMD